The sequence GTCAATCAAATCATAAATCCACGATTTTAACGGAGAAAAATCGAATTCCCATTCTGATGCGAGTCTGGTATTTAAGCTGTAATCCGGTGCACCGTTGTAAGGACCGTTATCTCCCGCTTTCGATAAAGCAGCTCGTCTGCCGGTCTTTCCTTCAACATATGCAATTATCTCTCGGAGAGATATTGTTCCCGTACTGCTGCCGTTGACTGGGCCTGTACATTCTTGCTCCGCCAGGAAAGCCAGAAACCGGCCCGCTTCATTTGAACTGACAAATTCCATCTGTGCGTCAATATTGTCAATAAACATGGGAATCCCCTTAACAACATGTTCGATATAGAAATACAATCGTTTTGTATAGTCATCGGTACCAATGACAAAAGGAAATCTGACGGCTGCGCTGTTTTGTGATGGATAAGCTTGAAATAAAGCGCACTCTGCGAGCCTTTTCACCTCACCATATGGATAATCCGTTCTATTGCACCATTTTAACGGCTTTTCATGAGGATTGAAGTCGCTTTCCATTGTGTTGACATGGAGATCATCATATACAGACATGGAGGAGGTCATTACATAGCGCTTGCATTTTATAGAGTCCAGCGCATATTTTACGTCATTGGGACAATAGGCAATATTGTCGCATACCACATCAAACGTCTTGTTGCTAAATACTTCCTCCATATTTTTGGCAGAGCTGCGTTCAACAACTAATCTTCGTACGCTGTTCCCGTAAGTATCTTTTGTCATTCCCCTTGTTGCAATCGTAACATTATGTCCTTTTTTGATGAGTTCTTCAACCATATGTATGCCAAAGTATTTTGTCCCGCCCAAAACTAAAATTTCCATTTTGCTCTCCGATCCGCCATATTTTATAAATGGTCTGTACTTCAAATTCCGATTTAATAAAGTATACCATACATCGGTATAGAAATATAGCGGCGAATTCCCTTTCACTGCTTATTCATCTGTCGGATCAGGATTTCCTCCAAAGCCTGAATTTCCTAATTATAAACGTTTCTAGATAAGAATATTAAATATTATATTTTTCCGGAATTATATTGTTCT is a genomic window of Lacrimispora sphenoides containing:
- a CDS encoding NAD-dependent epimerase/dehydratase family protein, with translation MEILVLGGTKYFGIHMVEELIKKGHNVTIATRGMTKDTYGNSVRRLVVERSSAKNMEEVFSNKTFDVVCDNIAYCPNDVKYALDSIKCKRYVMTSSMSVYDDLHVNTMESDFNPHEKPLKWCNRTDYPYGEVKRLAECALFQAYPSQNSAAVRFPFVIGTDDYTKRLYFYIEHVVKGIPMFIDNIDAQMEFVSSNEAGRFLAFLAEQECTGPVNGSSTGTISLREIIAYVEGKTGRRAALSKAGDNGPYNGAPDYSLNTRLASEWEFDFSPLKSWIYDLIDKYIEEAMA